A stretch of DNA from Lotus japonicus ecotype B-129 chromosome 4, LjGifu_v1.2:
ggggttCTGACCCTGATGACAGAAGGTCTACCTCGGGTTCTTGTGTCTTTCTAGGTCCTAACCTTATCTCTTGGGTGGCTAAGAAACAAACCTTAGTAGCTAGGTCCAGCACAGAGGCAGAGTACCGTAGCTTGGCTAACACTACTGCAGAACTCTTGTGGGTTCAATCTCTCTTGACAGAGCTGAAGATATCTTTCGCTACTCCCACTGTTCTTTGTGATAACATGAGTACAGTTCTTCTGACTCATAATCCTATTTTGCATACGAGAACAAAGCACATGGAAATGGACATTTTTTTTGTGAGAGAGAAGGTTCAGAACAAGAGTCTTTTAGTGCAACACATCTCAGCTGAACATCAGAGGGCTGACATTCTTACCAAGGCACTTCTCCCTACTAGGTTTCTGGAATTGAGAGACAAACTGAATGTAGTTGACAAGTTACAACTAGTGTCACCTACTTCAGTTTGAGGGGGTGTATAAGTGTATATGAATATATAGTGATATATGAATATCGCATGTGCTGTGCCAGCTGGTATGCCAGCTGGATAACAGTTTGTTAGAGTAGTCAGTTAGTTAGTTGCTGAGCTGTCATTCTGTTATGAGTCAGTTATGATTCAGTTGAGTCTAGAAAGCTTGCTTAGTAAGCTACTCTCTTCTCTATATAAGGAGAACATCTCTATGTACTGTTTACCAATTATCAATCAAAGTCATTCAGTTTTTCCCTTTTCTCTGTTTCTgttaacatggtatcaagagcttagATCCATGGAgagttcatcttcttcctctcttttactttcttcttcttctgctgaaCGTTCTCTGAATCACAAGATCAGCATCAAACTAGATGATACAAATTTCTACTCCTGGAAGCAACAAGTTGAAGGAGTGATTCGTGCTCATCAGCTTCAGAAATTTGTGAATAGTCCTCAAATTCCACCAAAATTTCTCACTGATGAAGATCGCATCTCAGAAACTGTGAATCCAGCGTTCACAGAGTGGGAAcaacaagattcaagcctctTCACATGGCTTCTCTCGACTTTATCTGCTTCTATTCTTCCAAATGTGCTTCGGTGTGAGCAATCTTGGCAAGTGTGGGAAGAGATTCATAGTTTTTGCAATGCAAAGTCACGCGCACAATCTGCACAATTGCGCAGTGAACTGAAGACGATTACCAAAGGAACCAAGACAGCTTCTGAATTCTTGCAGAGAATCAAGACTATCGTCAACACTCTCATAATCGAAAATAGCAGCAATTAGCGGAAATTTGATCCAAATAACGGCTAACGGTGAGCTTTCAGAACGCTCTGTTATAGCGCTGCTTTATTGGCTGTTTGGCAACATTAATAGCAAGTTAACCACCATAGTGAGAGTTAGCTTGATTTACTTAGAGCTATGTCAAAGCATGATCATGGTGAGCAACTGATCATCTTATCAGCACTACTGGATTCTGTTTCTAGTTAATTGGTAACCAGGCTTGGAATTCTCTCTGATTGTGCATTTTTCGGCGGGAGAGGATCCAAACTCACTTTTTCATAGGTTTTGTTTTGTAATAATGGACAATTCTCAAAGAATAGTGATTACACTCAATCAACACTTACAATTTGTAACAATTTTAGGTGATTACAAATTGCACGGTAAAAAAAGAGCTTTCAAACacatttattaggattttaaaCCACCACAAATTGCTGATACTCTTTTTTGGTTTAAAAAATTTAGGGTCAAGAGATGATACTCTGATTCAAGGCAGGAAAAACTGTTGGGCTCATAGAGCACATATACATTTACCTTATCCCAATGGGATTAGCACAAGTTCGAATCAGCAATCTATCAAGTACAAGACCACGACTCTATCATGCTCCTCTCTACTTGAAAACATTGTTTGTGAGTGTCTCATACTCTTAGAAATGCATTTAGAAGTTATTTTCACTCAGCATTTTGTGGGTCAGAAACCAAGCTGTACGCGTATAAGGCTAATTTTTTAAGGTTTCATGCTCAACATGTGAGCACGACCTCCTTAATTATAAGCTTTGAAGAATAGTTGCAGCACCAGCACATGTTTCTTTCTCTCTTAGCTGATAAGCCATGGCATCATCTCAACCACCGCCATCTTGGAGAGTTGTTCAAGCTTGCAGTGTGGAACCCCTGCAGGGAGGAGCAATCCCTTCCTCCACCATTCCAACCTCTCTGCCACTCACCTTCTTCGACCTTTTCTGGCTAAGGTTTCCACCTGTTGAGCGTCTCTTCTTCTATCACTTTTCACACTCAACCTCTTCTTTCTTTGACTCTGTTCTTCCCAATCTCAAACACTCCCTTTCACTCACACTCCAACACTTCCTCCCTCTTGCGGGTAACATCATCTGGGATCAGCAGCCCCATGATAATGATCCCTCAAAATCCAAACCAATCATCATCAGCTATGTCCCTGGTGATGCTGTTTCCTTCACTGTAGCTGAATCCAATGCTGATTTCAGCTACCTATGTTCTGATCTCTGCCAAGCTTCGCAAGGACACCACCTCATACCCCACTTGACCACTTCCCATGAAAAAGCCTCTGTTCTAGCACTGCAAGTCACTCTATTTCCAAATTCTGGCTTCTGCATTGGACTAACCACACACCATGCAGCTTTTGATGGAAAGTCTTCAACTTCATTTGTGAAATCATGGGCCTACACTTGCTCTAACCTTGAAAaacaatcatcatcatcatcttcttcttctttatcatCATTTTTACCTGAAGATCTAACACCTTTCTTTGACAGATTGGTGATACAAGAGAAAGACCATACAGGAATCGGCGAGGCGTACTTAGACGCATGGTTGAAGAAAGATGGACCAAATAATCGAAGCCTCAAGGTGTGGCagtcaataacaacaacaacacaaaccAATGATAAGGTTAAACTTAAAGGTGTATTTGAATTGACCTCCTCAGATATCCAGAAGCTTAAGCAATATGCACTTTCCAAGCTGAAAATGAAGGATGATCGGTTATCAACTTTTGCTGTCTCTTGTGCTTATGTGTTGGCATGTGCTGTCAAAGCAGAACAACCAAAGGGAGATACTGTAATGTTTGCATTTAGTGTAGATTGTAGATCCAGATTATTGGACCCTCCAATTGTGTCCCCcactta
This window harbors:
- the LOC130711206 gene encoding malonyl-CoA:anthocyanidin 5-O-glucoside-6''-O-malonyltransferase-like, which gives rise to MASSQPPPSWRVVQACSVEPLQGGAIPSSTIPTSLPLTFFDLFWLRFPPVERLFFYHFSHSTSSFFDSVLPNLKHSLSLTLQHFLPLAGNIIWDQQPHDNDPSKSKPIIISYVPGDAVSFTVAESNADFSYLCSDLCQASQGHHLIPHLTTSHEKASVLALQVTLFPNSGFCIGLTTHHAAFDGKSSTSFVKSWAYTCSNLEKQSSSSSSSSLSSFLPEDLTPFFDRLVIQEKDHTGIGEAYLDAWLKKDGPNNRSLKVWQSITTTTQTNDKVKLKGVFELTSSDIQKLKQYALSKLKMKDDRLSTFAVSCAYVLACAVKAEQPKGDTVMFAFSVDCRSRLLDPPIVSPTYFGNCITGQRFEAKIKSLQEKEGFIRALEKMNEALSRVKYDGVLSGAKDRAASMLQKLPQGRVYSIAGSPRFEVYGIDFGWGRPKKVDITSIDRTGAFSLSESKNNNGGIEIGLVLNKHDMEAFSASFIQQLESF